CGGCCCGAACGGAGCGCCGCGCGGGTCACGAGCCGGACACTCACCGGCGGCGAAACCCCGATTCCGCGGTCAATTCCCGGGAAAACCCCCTCGAGCTCCCGGTTTCCGCTACGCCACCAGCGTTCTTCCGCAGCCTGCTAGCACGAGGGATGCGTTGCCCAGAATGGCGGTGAGCAAGTTGTTGAAATCGTGTGCGACCCCACCCGCCACGAGCCCCAGGCTCTCGAGTTTCTGGGTTTCGACCATGCGCGCATCGAGCTTGCGGCGCTCCTGCTCGGCCGCCTTGCGATCCGTGATGTCCACCATGATGCCGCGGAGGCTCGTTGGCTGCCCGTCGCTGCTGACGACGGAAACGATGTCGTGGATCCAGACGGGTCCACCGTTTGCGTCCAGCATACGGTAGTCGAGTTGGTGGTCTTCGCCGCGGGCCGATGCGGCCTGGCAGAAGGCGATGGCA
Above is a genomic segment from bacterium containing:
- a CDS encoding PAS domain-containing protein, which translates into the protein MSTVSRDRQQALGYPPSAWYREGFLGDHLHPEDREGAIAFCQAASARGEDHQLDYRMLDANGGPVWIHDIVSVVSSDGQPTSLRGIMVDITDRKAAEQERRKLDARMVETQKLESLGLVAGGVAHDFNNLLTAILGNASLVLAGCGRTLVA